In Labrys monachus, the genomic stretch AGCTCGATCTCGATTTCGCAGATCGCCTCGCGCCGGGTGCCGGCCTCGATCGAACCGCTGTCATAGGACAGCTCGATACTGGCCGAGGGCAGATCGACCATCTGGACCCGGCGGCGGAAACGCGTGGCGAACACCTGCTCCAGCACCGCATCGGTCACGCCCACGAGACCCGCGCCGATTTCATCGAGGGGCAGCAGGTCGAGATGCGGCGCGAAATCCGGCACGGCCACTTCCCATTCGTGGCGCGACAGCGGGTCCGTCCCGTCCACCGGGCGCTTGAGGGTCTGGATGAAGGTCTTGCCACTGCGCCGCACGCGCAGCGAGATGCCGTTCCGGAAGAGCTGGCGGTCCGGCGTGTCGTAATAGGCATTCTCGAACTTGCGGAAGACACCCCGGTTGCGGGCGTTCTGCGCGATGATCGGCACGTCGGCGAGACTGTCGAGCGTGCCTGCGGGCACGAGCAGCTTCAGCTCGATTTCCTTGTTCGCAGCAACCGGTGGCATCGGGGGGAGGACGGGATCGGCCGGATCAGAATTGACGCCTAATTGCACGATAGCGCTCCAGATCACGATAGTTCAAACCGCAGGCGGGCGATTGTGACGTTTCAATGAATTTCCGGACCTATGGCACAGCACCTTGTCACATACTACAGATCAGCCGGGCAAAAACGCACCGCCGGCATTGCCGGGCGATGCGTCTTCCGGGGGGTTACAGGCCGGATTCCTGGCTCGCGGCGAAGAGGCGATTGAGTTCGGAAACGCAGGCGGAAGCGCTCGCGCGGTCCAGCAGCGCGTCGTTGATGAGCTCGGATGCGGCATGCTGGAAGGGCATGTAGCCGTCGTGGCGGGGCCGTACCCAGGCCGCTTCCAGCGTTGCGCGGGTATCCCGGTAGAAATCATGGGTATCGGCGTTGATGCCGGCGTCCCTCCAGGCGAGGTCATGGCCCGGCTGCCCGCCGGATCGCGCGAAGATGCCTTCCTGCACCGCGCCGCTGGCGATGAAATAGGCAAAATCGAGCGCGGCCTGCGGATGCTGCGTGCGCGCGGAAACGGCAATGCCGGTCCCCCCGAGCGCCGAGCCCCGCGGCGGGAGATCGCCGTCGACAGGTATATCGCCGAAGCCCACGCGATGGGCGCGGAAGCCGTCGCGGGCATAGGGCACATAGCCATAGGTCAGCGGCACGCAATCGATGCCGGCATCGGCGGCGGCCATGTCTTCGAGCACGGCGATCGGATCCTGCTCGAAATTGCGGGGGTCGACGAGTGCGGCGAGCGTCCGCAGGCGTTCGAGGACGGCAACGCCCGTCGCCGGCCCGATCAGCAGGGGTCCCGCGTCGTGGCAGGGCTCGCCGATATGGGCCGCCAGCGTGTAGAACGACATCAGCGAATGCGGCGGACGCAGCGGGATGGCGACCCGGCCCTGCCGCGCCAACGCCATCACGTCGTCCCATCGGCGCACCGCGCGGCCGAGGCGGTCCGGCCGATAGGCCTGCACCTGCGCCGCCGCGTCGATCGGAAAGGCCCATTGCCGGCCCTGCCAGGTGTAGCTGTCATAGGACTTGCCGACGCTGCCCGCCCGCAGCGCGGCGCGCTCGGCTTCGCGGCCCGGCACGTCGAGCGGCAGCAGGCATTTCTCATGCGTGATCTGCCCGACATGGGGATGGTCGATCACGATGAAATCGTAGCGCGCGGCGAGGTCCTCGACCGGATAGGATTCGAAATCCTGCAGGGAGCGCTTGTCCCAGGCGATCTCGACGCCGGTCCGCTCCTTCCAGGTTGCGGAGACCGCGACCATGGGATCATAGCCACGCGGATGGCTCCACGTCATGCCCTGCAGCTTGATGCTCATTCCCTGACTTTCCACCTGTTCTTCCTCGGGGATTGTCTCGTTTCCCGTGGGATTATCTGCGAAGCGCCACCGCGTGCCGCATCGCGTCCGGGATGACATCGCATTCAGAGGCGATCGCCTCGCCCCATGCGGGAAGAGCCGAGAGCCGGCGTCCCCTCCCGCATGGCGAGGATGCGAAAGACGCCGTTCAGGCCGACCACCCGCCGTCGATGACGTGGACCTGTCCGGTGGTGTAGGTCGCCCCGGCGAGATAGACGACGAGATCGGCGATTTCCTCCGGCTGGCCGATACGGCCGATCGGCTGGCGGGCGATGAAGGCCTTGCGCGCGGCTTCATAGTCGCCCGTCGCTTCCAGGCGCTCGCGCAGGGACGGGCTTTCGACCGTGCCGGGAGCGATGGCGTTGCAGCGGATGCCCTTGCTGACATAGTCGGCGGCGACCGACTTGGTGATGCCGACGACGGCCGCCTTCGAGGCCTGGTAGGCGAAGCGGTTCGGCACGCCCTTCACGCTCGAGGCGAGCGACGCCATGTTGATGATGCTGCCATCCCCCTTTTCCAGCATGCCCGGCAGGAAGGCGCGGATCATGCGGAACATCGCGGTGACGTTGAGGTCGAACGCGAAGTTCCAGTCCTTCTCGCTGCACTCCAGGATGGTGCCGCCATGCACGACGCCGGCGCAGTTGAAGAGGATGTCGACATCCTTGGCGTGGAGATGGGCGAAGGAGGCGATGGCATCCGGCGACAGGACGTCCAGACGGGCGACCGTGACGCCTTCGATGGCGGCAAGGTCCGCCAGCTTGTCGTCGGCGATATCGGTCGCGATCACGCGCGCGCCGGCGCGGGCGAGCGCTTCCACCGAGGCCCGCCCGATGCCCTGGGCAGCCGCCGTGACCAGCGCGGTCTTGCCCTTCAAGGAAAGAGTCATCTCCATTCTCCGTCTTATGATTTCGATTCAAACCGATAGAGTATCGGGCGATTTGCGTTGTACGAGCAGGATGTGATCGGCAGCAAGGACGACTTCGTCACGCTGGTTGATCACCTCGCAGCGTTCGATCACCCTGCCCTGGCCGGGCCGCTTGGGATCGTCCTCCTTGGCGAAGACGGTTACGCGCGTGCGGGTGGTGTCGCCGATGAAGACCGGGCGCACGAAGCGAAGGCGGTCATAGCCATAGGAAAATGCCACGGGATTGATCAGCGTCGCGGTGAGGCCGATCCCGACGGCGAATACCAGCGTGCCGTGTGCGATGCGCTGGCCGAAGGCCGAATCCTTCATGAATTCGGCGTCCATGTGGTGGGGAAAGAAATCCCCGGTATGGCCGGCGTGGACGACGATATCGGTCTCGGTGATGGTGCGGCCTGTGGTCAGGCGCACATGGCCGAGCTGGTAGTCCTCGAAATGGACGGTCTGTTCGGCCATCGTTTCCTCACGGACGGGGAGCAAGGGGCGTCGCCGGCGCGGCGCTGGACGCGAAGGCCGCCTCGACCAGCGCCATGGTGGACCAGGCATCCTCGAGCGAGGCGGCGAGTTCGGCGTCCTCCCCCGAAGCGAAGCGCTGGAGATTGGCCATGCGCCCGACGAAGGCGTCGGGGAACCAGCCGCCCGTCAGCGGCACCTGCACCCAATCGGCCTCGCCCTTCGGTCGCAGCCAGACCTCGTCGGGTTCGCCGCGGGGATAATCGAGCAGCAGGCCTAGCTTGACATGCGCGGCGCCCTCGGTGCCGTCGAAGCGGAACTCGGCCACCTGGTTGCGCCGCCCGAAGGCATGGTTGTGGTTGATCGACAGGGTACAGCGGACGTCATCACCATAATCGAGGATCGCCGAGGTCCGCGTCTGCGCCATCTCGGAGGCGGGATGGCCGATGGTCTTGGCGTGCACGCCGGCGGGGTCGCCGAGGAAGGAGCGGATCAGATCCAGATAATGGATCGAATGCACGGCGATCTCGACGCGCGGCATGCCTTTGAGGAAGGCGAACAAATGCCAGGGCGTGTCGATGGCAAGATGGACCTCGACGTCGACGAGCCTGCCGAGCAGGCCGCGCGCCACGGCATCCTGCACCGCCAGCATCATCGGCGAGAAGCGGAGCTGGAAGTTGACGGCGGCCTTCAGGCCCTTGGCCCGCGCCAGTTGGAGGATCGCGGTGGCTTCGGCGAGATCGCGCCCCATCGGCTTCTGCAGCAGCACGGCCGCACCGTCCGGCAGCCGCCGCAGCACGTCGAGATGGGCGCCGGGCGGCGTAGCGAGATCGAATACCGCGTCCGGAACGGCGGTCGCCTCGTCGAGGCTGCCGAACACCCGTTCGACGCCGAAATCGGCGGCGACCCTTTCGGCCCGGGCCGGATCGAGGTCGAACAGGCCGGCGATCGGGAATCCCGCCTTGCGATAGGCAGGAAAATGCGCATCGGCGACGATCGATCCCGCGCCGACGGTGACGATCGGCCGGGCCTCTGCCGGCATCGGCCAGGATTGGCGCAGGACAGCCGGATCAAAGGACATGGACACCGCCCTCTCGGTCGAGAGGCACCGCTCCCGGGCGCGCGGACATCCTGTCCGCCCTTCCCGTCCACGAGCGCACCCGTCGCAGGCCGGCTGCAACCGGCTGCGGCTCAAGAGGCGGGCGGGATGCCCGCGCTCCCAGGGAAGCCCCGTCAGTCATGGTGGAAGACCTCTTCCATCGAGGCCCACCATTCGCCTTCCGCGCGGGTCTCGAGCGGCGCCTGCATCGGCATGCAGATCTTCCACCAGTCCTGCGTGACCGGATCGGCCGCCATTTCCGCCGCATCGGCCGCGAAATCGGTGCCGTGATATTCCCAATAAGCGAAAAGCAGGTTTTCCGGCTCGCGCAGGAAGATCGTGTAGTTGCGGATGTGGCATTGCGAGATCCGCGCCAGCACGCTCGGCCAGACATCCGCATGGATGCGCTTGTATTCGGCGATATGCTCTGGCCTGAGGCCGAGGATCATGCCCATGCGCTTCATCGTCGCTTCCTCCCTTATGCGCTTATCTCGCGCGTGAATTCCGGAACGCTGCGCGCCTTGACGGCGTCCCAGTCCCAGTCGATGCCGATCCCCGGCTCGGAGGGCGCGAGCGCCATGCCGTCCTCGATCGTCATGCCCTTATGGGTGAGATCGTCGAGCTGGGGAATATATTCGACATATTTTCCGTTCGGGACCGCGCAGGTCAGGCTGACATGCAGCTCCATCAGGAAATGCGGACAGACCGGGATGTCGAAGGCTTCCGCCGCATGGGCGACCTTGAGCCAGGGCGTGATGCCGCCGATGCGCCCCACATCCGTCTGCACGATGGAGCAGGCGCCCTTGGCCATATATTCGCGGAAATGGCGGATCGAGTAGAGCGATTCGCCGATCGCGATCGGCGTCGAGGTCGACCGCGTCAGCCGTACATGGCCGTCGATGTCGTCCGCCGGCAGCGGCTCCTCGATCCAGGCGAGGTCGAGCTCTTCGAATCGGCCGGCGCGGCGGACGGCCTCGTCGACCATGAAGCCCTGATTGGCATCGGTCATGATCTCGAAGGCGGAGCCGACGGCGGCGCGCACCGCCGAAAGCCGCGCGAGGTCCTCCGAGACATGCGGCCGCCCGATCTTGACCTTCGAGCCGCGAAAGCCCTTCGCCTTGGCGGCCAGCGCGTCCTCGACCAGCGCTTCGCGCGGAATATGCAGCCAGCCGCCCTCGGTGGTGTAGAGCGGGCAGCGGTCCTTGGCGCCGCCGGCGAGGATCCAGAGCGGGAGGTTCTGGCGTTTCGCCCGCAGGTCCCACAAGGCGGTGTCGATGGCGGCCAATGCGATGGCGGAGATCGCCCCGATCGTGGTGGCATGGGTCGCGAATTCGAGGTCGTGCCAGATCGCTTCGATACGGTCGGCGTCGGCGCCGATCAGCCGCGGCGCCAGATGGTCGGCGAGGAGGCGCATCACGGAGGAGCCGCCGGTGCCGATCGTGTAGGAATAGCCGGTGCCGACGGCGCCGTCGGCATCGGTGATCGTCACGATCGGCGTCTCCTGCGAGACGAAGCTTTGAATGGCATCCGTCCGCTTCACCTTGGGCGGAAGGTCGACCATGCGCAGTTCGATTTTCTCGATGCGGGCCATGCGTCAGCTCCTGCGCGGGATGGCACGGCCGGTGTCGGCCGCGAAGAGATGGGCGTTGGAAAGGTCGAAGCTCATCGGAACCGGCGCTCCGATGGCGAGCGGACGCGGGTTCAGCATGCGCGAGACCCATTCGCGGCCGGCGAACTCGACGAAGACGAGCGTCTCGTTGCCGAGCGGCTCGGTGAGCGCGACCTCGAGGTCGCGCTGGTGCACGGCGGCGGCGTCGCCCGAATGCAGGCCGTGCCCGGTGGGATAGAGGTCGTCCGGCCGCAGCCCGAGGGTGATCTTCCGGCCGGGCGCCAGCTCGGGCGCGAATTGCGGCGGGATGGGCAGGCCGTCCCCGTTGGCGAACCGGATCCGGTCTCCCTCGACCACCGCGTCGACGAGGTTCATCGGCGGCGATCCGATGAAGCCGGCGACGAATTTCGTCGCCGGGCGGGAGAACACCTCGTCCGGCGTGCCGACCTGCTCGATATGGCCGTCGCGCATGATGACGATGCGGTCGGCCAGCGTCATCGCCTCGACCTGGTCGTGGGTGACGTAGACGACAGTCGCCTGCACCTTGGCGTGCAGCTTCTTGATCTCCGTCCGCATCTCGTTGCGCAGCTTGGCGTCGAGGTTGGACAGCGGCTCGTCGAACAGGAACACCTCGGGCTGGCGCACGATGGCCCGGCCCATGGCGACGCGCTGGCGCTGGCCGCCGGAGAGCTGCGACGGCCTGCGGTCGAGCAGCGGCTCGAGATGCAGGATCGCCGCCGCCTCCAGCACGCGGCTGTCGATCTCGGGCTGCGGCCGCCTGGCGATCTTCAGCGAGAAGCCCATGTTCTCGCGCACCGTCATATGCGGGTAGAGCGCATAGGACTGGAACACCATCGAGATGTTGCGCGAGCGCGGGGGAAGGTCGTTGACGACGTCGCCGCCGATGCGGATCGATCCGCCGGAGACGTCCTCCAGCCCTGCGATCATGCGCAGGGTGGTGGACTTGCCGCAGCCCGACGGGCCGACCAGGGCGATGAATTCGCGGTCGGCGATGTCGAGATCGATGCCGTGCACGATCTCCACGTCGCCGTAGCGCTTGACCAGCTTCTGGAGCGAGACAGTTGCCATGAATCAGCCTTTGACGGCGCCGGAGGTGAGGCCGGACACCAGATGTTTCTGCACGATGAAGGTCAGCGCCAGCGCCGGCACGATCATCACGACGGCGAGGGCGCACATGCCGCGCCAGTCGATGGTGAATTCGGAGGTGTAGTCGAGCAGGCCCGGCGGCAGGGTCCGCGAGGCGACCGAGCGCGTCAATTGCGAAGCCAGCGCGAATTCGTTCCACGAGGTGAGGAAGGCGAAGATGCCGGAAGAGGCGATGCCGGGCCCCGCCAGGGGAAATTCGACCGTCCAGAACGCCTGCCAGCGCGTACAGCCGTCGATCTGCGCGGCTTCGGCGAGATCGCGCGGCACCTGCCGGAAGAAGCCGTCGATGAGCCAGATGGTGAAGGGGATGTTCAGCGCGACATAGGTGAGGATCAGCGCGAAATCGGTGTCGATGATGTGCAGCCGCGAATAGACGATGAAGAGCGGCAGCATCAGCGCCACACCCGGCACGGTGCGCGTCAGCATGAAGGCGAGGAAGAGCGCCGACTTGCCCTTGAAGCGGAAGCGCGCGAAGGCGTAGCCGCCGGCCATGCCGACCCCGAGCGCGATCACCGTCGAGGTGACCGAGATGATCAGCGAGTTGCGGAAATAATCGAAGACGGGCACTCCGCCCTGCCCCGCCGCACCGAACATGGCGGTGAACGCGTCGAGCGACAGGCTCTGCGGGATCCATACCGGCGGCTTGGCCATGATCTCGACGGTCGGCCGCAGCGCGTTGAGCACGATCCACGCCCCGGGCAGGCAGATGAAGAGCATGGCGAGGAACAGGCCGACGGCGTGGCCGGCCGCGGCGAGGCGGCGGCTGTTGCGGGAGGCGCGATTGCGATCGACCGCCATGATCACCACTCCGCCGCGATCTGCGTGCGGGCGGCCGCCAGCTTGCGATAGAAATAATAGGTGAAGGCGATGGACAGCAGGATCGAGAAATAGGCCATCGCATTGGCGTAGCCCATATGGCCGCTGCCGTTGAAGGCGGTGCGGCCGATCAGGGTCCAGATCAGCTCGGTGCGCCCGGCCGGGCCGCCATCCGTCATGATCTTCACGATGTCGAAGGCCCGGCCGACATCGAGGGAGCGGATGGTCATGGCGATATAGGCGAAAGGCATGATGAACGGCCAGGTGACATAGCGAAAGCTCTGCCAGGGCGTGCAGCCGTCGACACGCGCCGCCTCGATCGGCTCGCGCGGCATGGCGAGGAGACCGGCCAGGATCAGGATGGCGAAGACGGGCGTCGACGACCAGACTTCCGCCATCAGGATGGCGAAGAAGGCGAGCGCGCCGTTGATCAGCCAGGGGATCGGCGTCTGCGTGACGTGCAGCGATTGCAGAGCGTTGTTGATCAGCCCGACATTGTCGTTGAACATGAATTTGAACTGGAAGCCGACCAGGATCGGCGAGAACATCATCGGAAACATCAGGAGCGTGCGCAGCACGCGCTGGCCCCGCGTCGCCTTGTCCACGAGGATGGCGAGGCCGAGGCCCAGCAGCATCTCCAGGTTGAGCGCGACGGTGAGGAGCAGCACCGTGCGCCCGAACGCCCACCAGAAATCGGTGTCCGCCAGGATGTTGGCATAGTTGCGCAGCCCGATGAAGACGAAGAGCGTGTTGGGCCTGATCAGCTGATAGGGCGTGAAGCTCGAATAGAGCGACAGCGCCAGCGGCACGATCACCACCGCGGCGAGGATCAGGATCGCGGGCAGGAGCAGCAGGAAGGGCGTGCTGATACGGAAGGGCTTCATCGCCTCGGTTTCAGGCTGGAGGGGCGTGAATTTCACCCTCCCCTGGAGGGGGAGGGGCGGCTCGCAGAGCTGGATGGGGTGAAAAGGCTCGACGTTCCAAAGCTTTAGGGCATTTCAGAAAGATGGTATTCTCCGCAGGAAGGCACCCCACCCCGAGGCTCCGCCTCGACCCTCCCCCTCCAGGGGAGGGTGAAGAATGCCTCGCCGCGTTCGAGACCGGCTACATCTTGCCGGCGTCCTGCAGCACCTTGATCGCCTTGGCGTCGGCGTCGGCCAGCGCCTGCTTGACGGTCTTGTCGCCGAGAACAGCGGCCTGCCATTCCGGATAGACGGCATTGGAGATGTCGATCCACTCGGCGATCGGCGGCACCGGAAAGGCGTTCTTCGCCGCTTCCTGGAAGGCGGTCAGCACTTCGGTCTTGTAGGCGTTGCCGTTCGCCTGCTGGATGTCCCAGTCCCACACCGCCGTGCGGGTCGGCAGCGAGCCATTGGCGGCTTCCACCTTCTGGCTGTCCTCATTGGTCAGCCACCAGACGAGCGAGGCGGCGGCATCCTTGTGGGTGCAGGATTCGGTCACCGAGAAACCGTGGGCGCCCGACCAGCCCGAGCGCTTGCCGGAAGACCCCATCGGCTGCACGATCACGCCGACATTGCCGGCGACCTTGGAAGACTTGGGGTCGTTGAAGAACGTCGCCCAGCCCGGCCAGTCGAGATCGAGCGCGATGGTGCCGGAGGCGAAGCCCTGTCCGAGATCGTCCCAGAGATAATTCGTGGTGCCGGCCGGAACGGCCTTGGCCTTGTAAAGGTCGACGAACCATTGGAGGGCGCGCTCGCCGGCCGCGGAATTGAAGGCCGGCTTGCCGGCGTCATCGATATATTGCCCGCCCTCGGCGACCAGCAATTCATAGAAGCGGCCGTTGATGGCCTCCTCCTTGCCGGCGAATTCCGTGCCGTAGAAATTGGGCGGGCTGGAGAAGAAGATCGCCTGGTCGCCGAATTCCTTGAAGGTCTTGGGCGGTGCCAACTCGTAGCCGTATTTGTCCTTGAACGCCTTCCTGCGGGCATCGTCGGTATAGAGGCTCTTCTGGTAATAGAGCGCGGAGACGTCGAACTGGGCCCGCGGCAGCATCAGCAGCTTGCCGTCTATCGTCGAGGCCTTGAGGTTGGCGGGAACGAACTTGTCGAGCTCTTCCTTGGGCAGGAGCGGCGTCAGGTCGGTGTAGAGATCGGGATAGCCCGGCGCGAAGGATGTGTGGTTCGAGCCGACGCACCAGGAGATGGTGCCGGAGGCGATGTCCGATTTGAATTCCTTGTCGAGGTCGAAATAGTTCTTCTTCGAGACGATGTTGACCTTGGCGCCGGTGGCCTTCTCCCAGGCGGCGATGCGCCCGTAGAGCGGCTCGTATTGCTGGCCGCCGATGAGCTTGGCGTCGATGGTCACGCCCGGAAAGGATCCCGGCAAGCCGTCCGCCATGGCGGGCCCCTGCCCGACCGCGAGCGCCAGCATCGAGGCCCACAGCATCGTCTGTCTCATCATTTCCTCCCTTGCCGTGCCTGCCCGCGGGCTTGATGCCCGCCAGGAAACAAAGTCTCTTGTCTTGCCCAAATTTGGATGCAACATTTACTAGCAAATCATACGCATTCCGCCCTGTCAATCGACCGGTGGACCTCGCCGCGCCGCCATGGACGGCCCGGCGCCCGGCCAATAGGGTTCACCCGAGACGTGGCATCAACCCGACATGGGGTATCCGCCGATGAACGAAGGCCATGACGCAGACCGCTATCGGGCTCCGGCGCTGGACAAGGGACTGGATATCCTCGAATTGCTGGCGTCCGTCGACGGGGCCCTGACCCAGGCCGAGATCGCCAAGGCGCTCGGACGCACGCCGAACGAGAATTACCGCATGCTCGAGCGGCTGGTCCGGCGCGGCTACGTCGCCCGCAACGAGAGCGACCGCTACGAGCTGACGCTGCGCCTTTTCGGCCTCGCGCATCTGCATCGCCCGATCCGCCGGCTGGTGTCGCAGGCGACGCCGCTCATGCGGGACCTCGCCGCCCGGACGCTGCAATCCAACCATCTGGCGGTCTACGACCAGGCCGGCGTCATCGTGATCGCCCAGATCGATGCTCCCGGCTATTGGGGCATGGCCATCCGCGTCGGCGCGAAAGTGAGCCTGTTCAACACCGGCTCGGGCCACATCCTCATGGCGTTCCGCTCCGCCGAAGAGCGCGCCATGATGATCGCCGAGCACGAAAGCGCGCCGGACGACGAGCCGCCGGACGACCTGGAGGAGCGCCTCGCCCAGGCCCGCCTGCGCGGCTATGAGATCATGCCCAGCATGCAGACGGCCGGCGTCTACAACCTGTCGGCGCCGATCCTGGGGCCGGATGGCCACGCCCTCGCCGCGCTGACCTGCCCCTACATCTCCCCGCTCGGCCGCAAGGCGCCGGACATCGCCGAGGCGATCGCCATGATCGTCGAGGCCGCTTCGGTTCTTTCCCGTACGCTCGGCGGGCAGGCCGAGCCGGAGGAGGCATACGGCGCCCATGCAGGATAGGCCGGCCCGTCTCGCTCAGGAACGGCCGCCGCAATGAGTTTTTATTTGAATGAAACTTTCATTAGTGATTTATTCCATCGACCCAACGACGATAAAAGATCCGGGGGAACCGGCATGCCGCTCATCGACACCCATCTGCACATCGTCGACCTCGAGGCGCTGCGCTATCCGTGGCTCGACGGGGCCGAAGCGCTGCGCCGCACCTTCAGCTACCAGAGCTATGAGCGCGAGGCCCTGCGCTGCGGCATCACCGACGCCCTCCATATGGAGGTCGATGTCGACCCCGCGATGATCGAGGCGGAGAACGCCTATGTCGAGGGCCTGTCGCGCGCGCGACAGACCCTGCTGCGCGGCGCCATCAGCGCCTGTCGCCCGGAAAGCGTGGATTTCCCCGCCTTCCTCGAACGCCAATGCGCCAATCCCTTCATCAAGGGCTTTCGCCGCGTTCTTCATACCGAGCGCGACGACCTCAGCGAAGGCGCCCTCTTCCGCGCCAACATCGCACGTCTGGCCGGGACCGGCCGCCCCTTCGACCTGTGCGTGCTGCCGCATCAGATCGAGAAGGCGATCGCCGTGGCGGACAGCGCGCCCGACGTCTCGTTCGTGCTCGATCACTGCGGCGTGCCGGCGATCAAGGACCGCGCCGAGCATCCCTGGCGCGAGGCCGTCTCGGCATTGGCGAAGCGGCCCCATGTCGCCGCCAAGATCTCGGGCGTCGTCGCCTATGCCGACGGAGCGAACTGGACGGTGGCGGATCTGAGGCCGTTCGTCGAGCATGTCATCGCCAGCTTCGGCTGGGACCGCGTGGTGTGGGGCAGCGATTGGCCGGTCTGCACGCTCAACGCCTCGCTCTCGACCTGGGTGGCGGCGACGCATGCCCTGCTCGCCGGCTGCAGCGAAGGCGAGCGGGAAGGCCTGTTTCATCGCAATGCCCGGCGCATCTGGCGGCTGTAGCCCCGGAGCGCGGACATCCTCCGCCTTCTGTCCTCGCCGAACACCCCCCAAGAGCGGACAGGATGTCCGCGCTCCAGAGGTTGCCATGACGGAATTCAAGCCGACAGTCGGTATCGCCAGCACCTTTCCCGCCACCATGCCCGAAGACCACGCGGCGCTGCCGGTCTGGAACGCCGAGAACTGGTTCTACGAGGACTTCGAAGTCGGCCATAGGATCCGGTCCCTCCGGCGGACCATCTCCGAGGGCGAATCCATGCAGTTCAACGCCCTCGTCACCGACATGCATCCCTATGTCGCCGACGAGATCTTCGCCCGCAGCGAAGGCGTGTTCGGCAGGCGCCTGGTGGCCGGCGCCTTCGTGTTCTCAGCCGGCCTCGGCCTGGTCGCGACCAACTGCGTCAACGCCTTCTCCTACGGCTATGACAGGCTGCGCTTCATCAAGCCGACCTTCATCGGCGACACCATCTACACGATCCGCACCAATCTGGATAAAAGGCCGAAATATCGGGAGCTCGGCCTGATCCGCTGTTCCTACGAGGTGTTCAAGGGCGAAGGCGAGCTCGTGCTCTACTGCGAACATCTCCAGACCGTGAAATACCGCGACGCGGCGAGCTTCGCCCCTCTCTTCGAAGACAGAAACGAACGGTGAAATGACTGCGACCTCTCTTTCGGCGGACGACATCGGCGACGCCAAACTGCTGGACGGCATCCTCGTGCTGGATATGAGCCAGTTCCTGTCGGGCCCGTTCTCGGCCCTGCGGTTGTCGGACCTCGGCGCCAGGGTCATCAAGATCGAACGCCCCGACGGCGGTGACCTCTGCCGCCGCCTCTATCTTTCCGACACCGAGATCGGCGGGGATTCGACCCTGTTCCACGCCATCAATCGCGGCAAGGAGAGCTTTTCGGCCGATTTCAAGAACCCGGACGACGTCGCGGCCGTTCGCAGGCTGATCGCGAAGGCGGACGTGGTCATCCAGAATTTTCGTCCCGGGGTGATCGAGCGCCTCGGCCTCGACCATGCCGCCGCCGCCGCCATCAATCCCGGCATCGTCTATGCCTCGATCACCGGCTATGGCGACGATGGTCCGTGGAAGATGCGCCCGGGCCAGGACCTTCTCGCCCAGGCCCGCTCCGGCGTGATGTGGCTCAACGGCGACGAGGACCAGGGCCCCGTGCCCTTCGGCCTCGCCATTGCCGACCTCC encodes the following:
- a CDS encoding extracellular solute-binding protein gives rise to the protein MSIKLQGMTWSHPRGYDPMVAVSATWKERTGVEIAWDKRSLQDFESYPVEDLAARYDFIVIDHPHVGQITHEKCLLPLDVPGREAERAALRAGSVGKSYDSYTWQGRQWAFPIDAAAQVQAYRPDRLGRAVRRWDDVMALARQGRVAIPLRPPHSLMSFYTLAAHIGEPCHDAGPLLIGPATGVAVLERLRTLAALVDPRNFEQDPIAVLEDMAAADAGIDCVPLTYGYVPYARDGFRAHRVGFGDIPVDGDLPPRGSALGGTGIAVSARTQHPQAALDFAYFIASGAVQEGIFARSGGQPGHDLAWRDAGINADTHDFYRDTRATLEAAWVRPRHDGYMPFQHAASELINDALLDRASASACVSELNRLFAASQESGL
- a CDS encoding SDR family oxidoreductase; amino-acid sequence: MTLSLKGKTALVTAAAQGIGRASVEALARAGARVIATDIADDKLADLAAIEGVTVARLDVLSPDAIASFAHLHAKDVDILFNCAGVVHGGTILECSEKDWNFAFDLNVTAMFRMIRAFLPGMLEKGDGSIINMASLASSVKGVPNRFAYQASKAAVVGITKSVAADYVSKGIRCNAIAPGTVESPSLRERLEATGDYEAARKAFIARQPIGRIGQPEEIADLVVYLAGATYTTGQVHVIDGGWSA
- a CDS encoding MaoC/PaaZ C-terminal domain-containing protein, which translates into the protein MAEQTVHFEDYQLGHVRLTTGRTITETDIVVHAGHTGDFFPHHMDAEFMKDSAFGQRIAHGTLVFAVGIGLTATLINPVAFSYGYDRLRFVRPVFIGDTTRTRVTVFAKEDDPKRPGQGRVIERCEVINQRDEVVLAADHILLVQRKSPDTLSV
- a CDS encoding Gfo/Idh/MocA family protein; the encoded protein is MSMSFDPAVLRQSWPMPAEARPIVTVGAGSIVADAHFPAYRKAGFPIAGLFDLDPARAERVAADFGVERVFGSLDEATAVPDAVFDLATPPGAHLDVLRRLPDGAAVLLQKPMGRDLAEATAILQLARAKGLKAAVNFQLRFSPMMLAVQDAVARGLLGRLVDVEVHLAIDTPWHLFAFLKGMPRVEIAVHSIHYLDLIRSFLGDPAGVHAKTIGHPASEMAQTRTSAILDYGDDVRCTLSINHNHAFGRRNQVAEFRFDGTEGAAHVKLGLLLDYPRGEPDEVWLRPKGEADWVQVPLTGGWFPDAFVGRMANLQRFASGEDAELAASLEDAWSTMALVEAAFASSAAPATPLAPRP
- a CDS encoding L-rhamnose mutarotase, with amino-acid sequence MKRMGMILGLRPEHIAEYKRIHADVWPSVLARISQCHIRNYTIFLREPENLLFAYWEYHGTDFAADAAEMAADPVTQDWWKICMPMQAPLETRAEGEWWASMEEVFHHD
- a CDS encoding mandelate racemase/muconate lactonizing enzyme family protein is translated as MARIEKIELRMVDLPPKVKRTDAIQSFVSQETPIVTITDADGAVGTGYSYTIGTGGSSVMRLLADHLAPRLIGADADRIEAIWHDLEFATHATTIGAISAIALAAIDTALWDLRAKRQNLPLWILAGGAKDRCPLYTTEGGWLHIPREALVEDALAAKAKGFRGSKVKIGRPHVSEDLARLSAVRAAVGSAFEIMTDANQGFMVDEAVRRAGRFEELDLAWIEEPLPADDIDGHVRLTRSTSTPIAIGESLYSIRHFREYMAKGACSIVQTDVGRIGGITPWLKVAHAAEAFDIPVCPHFLMELHVSLTCAVPNGKYVEYIPQLDDLTHKGMTIEDGMALAPSEPGIGIDWDWDAVKARSVPEFTREISA
- a CDS encoding ABC transporter ATP-binding protein; this encodes MATVSLQKLVKRYGDVEIVHGIDLDIADREFIALVGPSGCGKSTTLRMIAGLEDVSGGSIRIGGDVVNDLPPRSRNISMVFQSYALYPHMTVRENMGFSLKIARRPQPEIDSRVLEAAAILHLEPLLDRRPSQLSGGQRQRVAMGRAIVRQPEVFLFDEPLSNLDAKLRNEMRTEIKKLHAKVQATVVYVTHDQVEAMTLADRIVIMRDGHIEQVGTPDEVFSRPATKFVAGFIGSPPMNLVDAVVEGDRIRFANGDGLPIPPQFAPELAPGRKITLGLRPDDLYPTGHGLHSGDAAAVHQRDLEVALTEPLGNETLVFVEFAGREWVSRMLNPRPLAIGAPVPMSFDLSNAHLFAADTGRAIPRRS